In the Hippoglossus stenolepis isolate QCI-W04-F060 chromosome 14, HSTE1.2, whole genome shotgun sequence genome, one interval contains:
- the LOC118120764 gene encoding C2 calcium-dependent domain-containing protein 4C, translating to MWVLDKIRGSVESGMLRQGENGDKKGIAPAYSNVLTPDKIPDFFIPPKLISCTPEPELPHLKLKEGLQPSTSEHTSGRKISSPRSPRLVTKIAGDTKNLLRSANRHIIQIESADDVVAGDTNADPQSQTAMSLPYVPKTHTSYGFATLKESPHTRRKESLFHCELTSPITSPNIQRKTPGKSSESGNHLNPADFNTSHMNPYRYFSGGESDTCSSAESSPFSSPLLSRSASLLKIFTHETQAKVVKAKRTFARHSSLSTDECSSAEPSPNIQRRLHVPSFHGGAGGSDHGLQQEHTINLHKGGTVRIMANYDSSTSRLLIRILATGSLYDKHFDIKSINCCVSVYLNPGKLQKQRSNIIKNSRNPVFNEDFFFDSISSVQVKNLSVKFKVVNKGTSLKRDTLLGEREVALTKLLSGL from the coding sequence ATGTGGGTTCTGGATAAGATCCGCGGGTCGGTGGAGAGCGGCATGCTGCGACAGGGAGAGAACGGGGACAAGAAAGGCATAGCCCCGGCTTACAGCAACGTCCTCACTCCAGACAAGATCCCAGACTTCTTCATTCCCCCGAAGCTGATCAGCTGCACCCCGGAGCCCGAGCTCCCTCACTTGAAACTCAAGGAGGGGTTGCAGCCGTCCACATCAGAGCACACTAGCGGTAGGAAGATCAGCAGCCCGAGGAGTCCTCGTCTGGTGACCAAGATCGCAGGAGACACCAAGAACTTGCTGAGATCAGCAAACCGCCACATCATACAGATAGAGAGCGCTGATGACGTTGTGGCTGGAGACACCAATGCAGACCCCCAGTCACAGACAGCTATGTCCCTGCCTTATGTTCCCAAGACCCATACATCGTACGGCTTTGCCACCTTGAAGGAAAGCCCCCACACCCGCCGAAAAGAGTCTCTGTTTCACTGTGAGCTCACCAGTCCCATCACCTCCCCGAACATACAGAGGAAGACCCCGGGGAAAAGCAGTGAATCAGGGAACCACCTGAATCCGGCCGACTTCAACACCTCTCACATGAATCCGTATCGTTACTTCAGCGGTGGGGAAAGTGACACCTGCTCCTCGGCCGAGTCCTCACCCTTcagctctcctctgctctcccgCTCCGCGTCTCTGCTCAAGATCTTCACCCACGAGACGCAGGCCAAGGTCGTGAAGGCCAAGCGGACGTTCGCTCGCCACAGCTCCCTCTCCACCGACGAGTGCAGCTCGGCCGAGCCCAGCCCCAACATCCAGCGGCGGCTCCACGTCCCTTCCTTCCACGGCGGCGCCGGAGGATCCGACCACGGCCTCCAACAAGAGCACACCATCAACCTGCACAAAGGCGGCACGGTGAGGATCATGGCCAACTATGACTCCAGCACGTCGCGCCTGCTGATCCGCATCCTGGCGACGGGGAGTCTTTACGACAAGCACTTTGACATCAAGAGCATCAACTGCTGCGTGTCTGTCTACCTGAACCCGGGCAAGCTGCAGAAGCAGAGGAGCAACATCATCAAGAACAGCCGCAACCCGGTCTTCAACGAGGACTTCTTCTTCGACTCCATCAGCTCGGTTCAGGTGAAGAACCTGTCGGTGAAATTCAAGGTGGTGAACAAAGGCACCAGCCTGAAGAGGGACACGCTGCTGGGGGAGCGAGAGGTGGCGCTAACGAAGCTGCTGTCAGGCCTTtaa